One segment of Bacteroides caecimuris DNA contains the following:
- a CDS encoding SGNH/GDSL hydrolase family protein, with protein MLCLFGIQLQAQQLTYYDASCFPLLGKATQDTGARYERLPDSLKNISRPPLWNLSRNSAGMAIRFRSNSTRIALKWENLFNNHMNHMTDVGIKGLDLYCWEGNGQWRFVNSARPTGKTNQVTVIANMQPKEREYMLYLPLYDGLVSLSIGVDSLSSIDQPQINYPVCEKPIVFYGTSILQGGCASRPGMAHTNIISRRLNRECINLGFSGNGQLDLEVARVMAEVDASVFVLDFVPNASVEQMKERMETFYRIIRSKHPDTPVVFIEDPIFTHTFYDERIAKEVQRKNDTLKEILNRLKKENEKNIFFISSKKMLGEDGEATIDGIHFTDLGMMRYADLVCPIIKKAIK; from the coding sequence ATGTTGTGCCTGTTCGGCATTCAGTTGCAGGCACAACAACTGACGTACTATGATGCGTCATGCTTTCCTCTTTTAGGAAAAGCAACACAAGACACAGGGGCAAGATATGAGAGGCTACCGGATTCTCTCAAAAACATTTCTCGCCCTCCTCTATGGAACTTGAGTCGTAATTCTGCCGGAATGGCGATACGATTTCGCAGTAACTCTACCCGAATAGCATTGAAATGGGAGAATCTTTTTAATAACCACATGAATCACATGACTGATGTGGGAATAAAAGGCCTTGACTTATATTGTTGGGAAGGGAACGGTCAATGGAGATTTGTCAACAGTGCCCGACCAACAGGAAAAACAAATCAAGTTACCGTTATCGCCAATATGCAGCCCAAAGAAAGGGAATATATGCTATATCTTCCTCTTTATGACGGACTTGTGTCACTGTCTATAGGAGTCGATTCTTTATCTTCCATTGATCAGCCTCAGATTAATTATCCGGTTTGTGAGAAACCAATAGTATTCTATGGAACCAGCATCCTGCAAGGAGGCTGTGCTTCACGTCCCGGAATGGCACATACCAATATTATATCAAGAAGGTTGAACCGAGAATGCATTAATCTTGGTTTTAGCGGTAACGGACAACTTGACCTTGAAGTTGCAAGAGTCATGGCGGAAGTGGATGCTAGTGTTTTCGTTTTAGACTTTGTGCCTAATGCTTCTGTAGAACAGATGAAAGAGCGGATGGAAACTTTTTATCGTATCATTCGTAGTAAACATCCGGATACGCCAGTCGTTTTTATAGAAGATCCTATTTTCACTCATACGTTTTATGATGAAAGAATAGCTAAAGAAGTGCAAAGAAAGAATGATACATTAAAGGAGATATTAAACCGGCTAAAGAAGGAAAATGAAAAGAATATCTTTTTTATCTCTTCCAAAAAGATGCTGGGAGAAGATGGGGAAGCTACTATAGACGGTATTCATTTCACAGATTTAGGTATGATGAGATATGCTGATTTAGTTTGTCCAATCATTAAGAAAGCAATCAAATGA
- a CDS encoding phosphodiester glycosidase family protein: MLIKRLYFIATALLAFSICSCGESYPDHPWEWDQETEEEESNPDIVSQGWTVADNFGNLPDYIHIYKSPENLAGKKAIAYIAVADMSKAKFEVLGNIAFSQEANGYGSKSIYTPSEFYESSKAPVVINGGLFFYSAGFYYSQNLVIREGQILAPNQNYYSKDWVTMWYPTLGAFCQMKDGTFQTTWTYQASDGINYCYPAPADNDINKDPLQAPSSTFPNGAKALEATTGIGGVTVLLRAGEIKNTYVEEMLDISAASNQPRTAIGITTDKKMIIFVCEGRNMTEGVAGLTTANVAKVMKDLGCTEALNLDGGGSSCMLVNGKETIKGSDGKQRKVLTAVGIK, encoded by the coding sequence ATGTTAATCAAACGTCTGTATTTTATAGCAACAGCACTGCTTGCCTTCTCTATATGTTCATGTGGAGAAAGCTATCCCGATCATCCGTGGGAATGGGATCAGGAAACTGAAGAGGAAGAATCGAATCCTGATATAGTATCACAAGGATGGACGGTAGCCGATAATTTCGGCAATCTTCCGGACTATATTCATATCTATAAATCACCGGAAAATCTGGCGGGAAAGAAGGCGATTGCCTACATAGCTGTTGCAGATATGAGCAAAGCTAAATTTGAAGTTCTGGGCAACATCGCTTTCTCACAGGAAGCCAATGGATATGGAAGCAAATCAATATACACCCCTTCGGAGTTTTATGAATCTTCCAAAGCACCGGTAGTCATCAACGGAGGATTGTTTTTTTATAGTGCCGGATTCTATTATTCGCAAAATCTAGTGATCCGTGAAGGGCAGATACTGGCACCTAATCAGAACTATTATTCGAAAGACTGGGTAACTATGTGGTATCCGACTTTAGGAGCCTTCTGCCAGATGAAGGACGGAACATTTCAAACGACATGGACTTATCAGGCATCCGATGGAATCAATTATTGCTATCCCGCCCCTGCTGATAACGATATAAATAAGGATCCGTTGCAAGCTCCGTCATCTACTTTTCCCAACGGTGCAAAAGCACTGGAAGCTACCACCGGTATCGGAGGTGTCACAGTTTTACTGCGTGCCGGAGAAATTAAAAACACGTATGTAGAAGAAATGTTGGATATTTCTGCTGCTTCCAATCAACCTCGCACCGCAATTGGTATAACAACTGACAAAAAAATGATTATCTTTGTGTGCGAAGGCAGAAACATGACAGAAGGAGTAGCGGGGCTGACCACTGCCAACGTAGCTAAAGTAATGAAAGACCTGGGATGTACAGAGGCGCTGAATCTGGATGGAGGCGGTTCATCATGCATGCTGGTCAATGGCAAAGAAACCATTAAGGGCAGTGACGGCAAACAAAGAAAAGTGCTGACCGCTGTCGGAATTAAATAG
- a CDS encoding DUF5009 domain-containing protein, protein MNNNSTRASSLDALRGYAILTMVLSGSIAWGVLPGWMYHAQVGPRSNFVFDGSIYGITWVDLVFPFFLFAMGAAFPFSIGNKYRKGSSRRRMIYDSILRGFRLTFFAIFIQHIYPWVVSSPQDVRSWLIALGGFALMFPMFMRIPFKMPEYVRMLIQILAYATGVFMLLNINYADGRTFSLSYSNIIILVLANMAIFGSLIYTLTINKPWIRIAILPFIMAVFLGNENTESWNHSLMAFSPLPWMYKFSYLKYLFIVIPGSIAGEYLHEWLHCKSTIPVNDNKDERKRMPWILLLTIGLIVFNLYGLYMRFLVLNLVGTIAILCILYILLQVEGKNTGYWYKLFRAGTYLILLGLAFEAYEGGIRKDPSTYSYYFLASGLAFMAMIAFSIMCDIYSWSRLTRPLEYAGQNPMIAYVSTQLVVLPVLNLAGLGTYLSYLDQNAWLGFLRGVIVTSLALLITILFTKLKCFWRT, encoded by the coding sequence ATGAATAACAACAGTACACGAGCTTCTTCTCTGGATGCCCTGCGTGGGTATGCCATTCTGACAATGGTTCTCTCCGGCAGCATTGCCTGGGGAGTGCTTCCCGGATGGATGTATCATGCCCAGGTAGGTCCCCGTTCCAACTTTGTTTTTGATGGTTCTATATATGGGATCACTTGGGTTGACCTGGTGTTTCCTTTCTTCCTGTTTGCAATGGGAGCTGCCTTCCCTTTTTCAATAGGTAACAAATACAGAAAGGGCAGCTCCCGCCGGAGAATGATATACGACAGCATTTTAAGAGGTTTCCGGCTGACTTTCTTCGCTATTTTTATTCAGCATATATATCCGTGGGTAGTATCTTCTCCTCAGGATGTCCGCTCATGGCTCATTGCATTGGGAGGTTTTGCCTTGATGTTTCCCATGTTCATGAGGATTCCGTTCAAAATGCCGGAATACGTAAGGATGCTGATTCAGATACTAGCTTATGCAACGGGAGTGTTCATGCTGCTGAATATCAACTATGCCGATGGACGGACATTCAGTCTGAGCTATAGTAATATTATCATTTTGGTATTGGCTAATATGGCCATTTTCGGTTCACTGATTTATACACTAACAATCAATAAGCCATGGATTCGTATAGCGATATTGCCTTTTATCATGGCAGTGTTCCTGGGAAATGAAAACACAGAATCATGGAATCATAGCCTGATGGCGTTCTCGCCCTTGCCGTGGATGTATAAGTTCTCCTATCTGAAGTATCTGTTTATCGTAATTCCCGGTAGCATTGCCGGAGAATATCTGCACGAGTGGTTACACTGCAAAAGCACGATACCCGTTAACGACAATAAAGACGAACGCAAAAGAATGCCATGGATACTCTTATTGACTATCGGACTGATCGTATTTAATTTATATGGACTTTATATGCGTTTTCTTGTTCTCAATTTAGTGGGTACAATCGCTATACTATGCATTCTCTACATTCTCTTGCAGGTGGAAGGAAAAAACACCGGTTATTGGTATAAACTCTTCAGAGCAGGAACTTATCTGATATTATTAGGGCTGGCTTTTGAAGCATACGAAGGGGGAATCCGGAAAGATCCTTCTACGTACAGTTATTACTTCCTTGCATCGGGACTTGCCTTTATGGCGATGATTGCATTTTCTATTATGTGCGACATTTATTCTTGGTCCCGATTGACCCGTCCATTGGAATATGCAGGGCAGAATCCGATGATTGCATACGTATCCACCCAGCTGGTAGTATTACCTGTATTGAATCTGGCAGGATTGGGAACCTATCTTTCCTATCTGGATCAAAATGCCTGGCTGGGCTTTTTACGGGGAGTCATCGTAACTTCTCTGGCTTTATTAATAACCATATTATTTACTAAATTAAAATGTTTTTGGAGGACTTGA
- a CDS encoding sialate O-acetylesterase, translated as MKYIIYRLWIISLLFPLGMQAKVRLTSIWGDNMVLQQQSEVTFHGKASANSKITIEASWNHRKLTTRSDQHGNWNIQLPTPEAGGPYTITFSDGEALTLKNILLGEVWFCSGQSNMEMPVRGFRGQPVYGSQPYIVTADSKRELRLFTVKRDWSTTPKEEGITGHWSELSPKEVGDFSAAAYFFGDLLQRSLDIPVGLIHCSWSASKIETWMDKETLSQFSEVQLPDIGQTKFDWPAGTPTLLWNAMVNPWKGFPVKGVIWYQGESNSADPALYKKLFPAMVAQWREFFHSPAMPVYYVQITPWQAEGKDRLDRAWFRQCQLELMQEVPNVGMVTTTDAGSEKFIHPPYKIKVGQRLAYWALAKTYGKEGFLYAGPLYKSHQLKENVVEITFEHGSDGLIPENQKLRGFELVDEKGNIVPAEAEIINGSARVKVWNDSVPHPVEVRYCFRNYMEGDLFNNAEIPASPFRVVIH; from the coding sequence ATGAAGTATATCATATACCGCCTATGGATTATCAGCCTGCTATTCCCATTGGGAATGCAGGCAAAAGTCAGGTTAACTTCCATCTGGGGTGATAACATGGTGTTGCAACAACAATCGGAAGTGACCTTCCACGGTAAAGCTTCCGCCAATAGTAAAATTACGATTGAAGCGTCATGGAATCACCGGAAGCTAACGACCCGAAGTGACCAGCATGGAAATTGGAATATTCAACTTCCTACTCCGGAAGCAGGAGGTCCCTATACTATTACATTCTCTGACGGAGAAGCACTTACATTAAAGAACATCTTACTGGGAGAAGTGTGGTTCTGTTCCGGACAATCGAATATGGAAATGCCAGTCAGAGGTTTTCGGGGACAGCCGGTTTATGGTTCACAACCCTATATCGTAACTGCCGACTCCAAACGGGAATTACGCTTGTTTACAGTCAAAAGAGATTGGAGCACGACTCCTAAGGAAGAAGGTATTACGGGACATTGGTCGGAACTTTCTCCGAAAGAAGTCGGCGACTTTAGTGCTGCCGCTTATTTCTTTGGAGACTTGCTGCAACGTTCATTGGATATTCCTGTCGGACTGATTCATTGCTCGTGGAGTGCTTCCAAGATAGAGACTTGGATGGATAAAGAGACACTGTCCCAATTTTCGGAAGTTCAATTACCGGATATTGGACAAACCAAGTTCGACTGGCCTGCGGGCACACCTACTTTATTATGGAATGCAATGGTAAATCCGTGGAAAGGATTTCCGGTTAAAGGAGTCATCTGGTATCAGGGCGAATCCAATTCTGCCGATCCCGCTCTTTATAAAAAACTCTTTCCCGCAATGGTCGCCCAGTGGAGAGAATTCTTTCATAGCCCTGCAATGCCTGTATACTATGTCCAGATCACTCCATGGCAGGCAGAAGGTAAAGATAGGCTTGATCGTGCATGGTTCCGTCAATGCCAACTGGAATTAATGCAGGAAGTTCCTAATGTTGGTATGGTCACAACAACGGATGCAGGAAGTGAAAAATTCATTCATCCTCCCTACAAAATCAAAGTCGGTCAGCGCCTTGCTTACTGGGCTCTTGCCAAGACTTATGGCAAAGAAGGTTTTCTGTATGCAGGTCCTTTGTATAAAAGCCATCAATTGAAAGAGAATGTAGTAGAAATCACTTTTGAACATGGCAGTGATGGACTGATCCCTGAAAATCAAAAGTTGAGGGGATTTGAACTTGTAGACGAAAAGGGAAATATCGTACCGGCAGAAGCGGAAATAATCAATGGTTCTGCCCGTGTGAAAGTATGGAATGATTCGGTGCCTCATCCTGTAGAAGTGCGTTATTGTTTCCGCAATTATATGGAAGGTGATCTTTTCAATAATGCAGAAATACCTGCTTCTCCATTTCGGGTCGTAATACATTAA
- a CDS encoding calcineurin-like phosphoesterase C-terminal domain-containing protein, with protein sequence MNMKRFSIISLLLWIGILAFASGKPKVMWLDCSANFQRFSYPDSIRYYVDKCHEAGITHLVLDIKDNTGEVLYPSKYAAQKKNWKNFDRPDFDFIGTFIEAAHARNMVIFAGMNIFADGQNIVKRGDIFDKHKKWQAINYVPRKGLLPVTEIEGKPTMFLNPALKEVQKYEIDVIKEVVRNYAFDGIMLDRARYDCIDSDFSPESKKMFEKFIGKKVEKFPEDIFEWRPNAEGGIDRVGGPYYHQWLTWRASVIYNFIKDVRTSIKKIKPECMLAAYTGAWYPTYFEVGVNWASRNYDVSKDFNWATPDYKNYGFAELLDFYTNGNYYWNVTLDDYYKSSGKFKNETDSEFSTGEYLCVEGGCKYSKYLLKDAVPVCGGLYVEDYKRDVNQFQKAVRMNLKESDGVMIFDIVHIIRNGWWDELKEALDETKLDEARMIKGTVTCDGKGIANVVVTDGQRCVTTDKNGIYHLPNLGNTRFVYITTPAGYLTDCEQTIPRFYQEIDLNKTNEYNFRLKKNPKNDNKHLFVLEADVQAGLKEHWDLYAPIIDDYKQLINQYSDRDVFGLNCGDLFWDTPATFFPPYIDKAKKLDIPIYRAIGNHDMNYNGATHETSYRTFEGYFGPTHYSFNKGNAHYIVINNNFYVGREYFYIGYVDETTFKWLEEDLSYVPKGTLVFFIMHIPTRITEQKRPFNYDYIMLAGETINAEAVHQLLDGYETHFLTGHLHSNSNIVFNDHQMEHNTAAVCGIWWHADVCIDGTPQGYGVYEVDGNQVKWYYKSAGHPKDYQFRSYAAGTSKEFPKDIIANVWNWDKLWKVEWLENGKVMGTMTQYTGVDPYAHQVCTDKKSTMQSWISAASTEHMFRATPRNPKAKIEIRVTDRFGKVYQQNVSK encoded by the coding sequence ATAGGCATTCTAGCATTTGCCTCAGGAAAGCCAAAAGTAATGTGGTTAGACTGTTCGGCCAATTTCCAACGCTTCAGCTACCCCGATTCAATTCGCTACTATGTAGACAAATGCCATGAAGCAGGTATCACGCATCTGGTATTGGATATAAAAGACAATACGGGTGAAGTATTATATCCCAGCAAATATGCCGCACAGAAAAAGAACTGGAAAAACTTCGACCGTCCGGATTTTGACTTTATCGGTACCTTTATCGAAGCTGCCCATGCCCGCAATATGGTCATCTTTGCCGGAATGAATATATTTGCTGACGGACAGAATATCGTGAAACGTGGCGACATCTTCGATAAACACAAAAAGTGGCAGGCTATCAATTATGTACCGCGCAAAGGACTGCTTCCTGTAACGGAAATAGAAGGAAAGCCTACCATGTTCCTGAATCCGGCACTGAAAGAGGTGCAGAAGTATGAGATTGATGTGATCAAAGAAGTTGTCCGGAATTATGCATTTGACGGCATTATGCTTGATCGTGCACGATATGATTGTATTGATTCGGACTTTTCTCCTGAGTCAAAGAAGATGTTTGAGAAATTCATCGGAAAGAAAGTAGAGAAGTTTCCGGAGGATATTTTTGAGTGGCGCCCTAATGCTGAAGGAGGCATAGACCGCGTGGGTGGTCCATACTATCATCAATGGTTGACGTGGAGAGCTTCTGTTATATATAACTTTATAAAAGACGTACGTACTTCCATCAAAAAGATAAAGCCGGAATGTATGTTGGCTGCTTATACAGGTGCATGGTATCCCACTTACTTTGAGGTAGGTGTCAACTGGGCAAGCCGCAATTATGATGTCAGCAAGGACTTCAATTGGGCTACTCCTGACTATAAGAATTATGGCTTTGCAGAGTTACTGGATTTCTATACAAATGGCAATTACTACTGGAATGTAACGCTGGATGATTATTATAAATCTTCCGGTAAATTTAAGAATGAAACAGACAGCGAGTTTTCTACCGGAGAATATTTATGTGTAGAAGGCGGTTGCAAATATTCCAAATACTTGCTGAAAGATGCGGTGCCTGTATGCGGCGGTCTGTATGTGGAAGACTACAAACGGGATGTAAACCAATTCCAGAAAGCAGTCCGTATGAACTTGAAAGAATCGGACGGTGTGATGATTTTCGACATTGTACACATTATCCGCAACGGATGGTGGGACGAACTAAAAGAAGCACTGGACGAAACTAAGCTGGATGAAGCGCGAATGATCAAAGGAACCGTTACTTGCGATGGCAAAGGTATAGCCAATGTGGTAGTGACAGACGGACAGCGTTGTGTCACTACAGACAAGAACGGTATTTACCATCTGCCCAATCTCGGAAACACACGCTTTGTATATATCACGACTCCTGCCGGATACTTGACGGATTGTGAACAAACGATTCCCCGATTCTATCAGGAAATTGATCTGAACAAGACGAATGAGTATAATTTCCGTCTGAAGAAGAATCCTAAAAACGACAATAAACACTTGTTTGTGCTGGAGGCGGATGTGCAAGCCGGTCTGAAAGAGCATTGGGATCTGTACGCTCCCATCATTGATGACTACAAACAGTTGATCAATCAATATTCGGATCGTGATGTATTCGGTCTGAATTGTGGAGACCTCTTTTGGGACACACCAGCTACTTTTTTTCCACCTTATATCGATAAGGCAAAGAAATTGGATATCCCCATATATCGTGCAATCGGTAATCATGATATGAATTATAATGGAGCTACTCATGAAACGTCGTACCGGACTTTCGAAGGATATTTCGGCCCTACCCACTACTCATTCAATAAAGGCAATGCCCACTATATTGTTATCAACAACAACTTTTATGTAGGACGTGAATACTTCTATATCGGCTATGTAGATGAAACTACTTTCAAATGGTTGGAAGAAGATCTGTCTTATGTCCCTAAAGGTACATTAGTCTTTTTCATAATGCATATCCCTACGAGAATAACGGAACAGAAAAGACCTTTTAATTACGACTATATCATGTTGGCAGGAGAAACGATCAATGCAGAGGCGGTTCATCAATTATTGGATGGCTATGAAACACACTTCCTGACGGGCCATCTTCATTCTAACTCGAACATTGTATTTAACGATCACCAAATGGAGCACAATACGGCTGCTGTATGTGGTATCTGGTGGCATGCGGACGTCTGCATTGATGGCACCCCGCAGGGATACGGAGTCTACGAAGTAGACGGCAACCAGGTGAAATGGTACTATAAAAGTGCCGGTCATCCGAAAGACTACCAGTTTCGAAGCTATGCAGCAGGAACATCTAAGGAATTCCCCAAAGATATTATTGCCAATGTCTGGAACTGGGATAAACTGTGGAAAGTAGAATGGCTGGAAAACGGAAAAGTGATGGGTACCATGACTCAATATACCGGAGTCGACCCGTATGCGCATCAAGTATGTACAGACAAGAAAAGCACCATGCAGAGCTGGATATCAGCAGCAAGTACAGAACACATGTTCCGCGCCACTCCCCGTAATCCGAAAGCTAAAATAGAGATCAGAGTAACAGACCGTTTCGGTAAAGTGTATCAGCAAAACGTTTCTAAATAA